A stretch of the Arthrobacter stackebrandtii genome encodes the following:
- a CDS encoding CAP domain-containing protein: protein MVSESLKLVNDYRAKNKLKPLKWNPGLATWSQKWADHLYMDFASPRWSGNWHNPTFYTNYPAGWSGAGENVALNTSAKTMFSFWVSSPAHRANMLNPNFTDFGFGYTRYTSGDYAGLAIGVQNFARY from the coding sequence ATGGTCTCGGAATCACTCAAGCTGGTGAACGACTACCGCGCCAAGAACAAACTCAAACCGTTGAAATGGAACCCGGGCCTGGCCACGTGGTCGCAAAAATGGGCCGACCACCTTTACATGGACTTTGCCTCACCGCGCTGGAGCGGAAACTGGCACAACCCCACCTTCTACACCAACTATCCGGCCGGCTGGTCAGGCGCCGGGGAAAACGTAGCCCTCAACACAAGCGCGAAGACAATGTTTAGCTTTTGGGTGAGCTCCCCGGCACACCGGGCCAACATGCTCAACCCCAATTTCACGGACTTCGGGTTCGGCTACACACGCTACACATCGGGTGACTACGCGGGCCTTGCCATTGGGGTGCAAAACTTCGCCCGCTACTGA
- a CDS encoding IclR family transcriptional regulator → MDNSSGVGVIDKAALVLDALEAGPTTLAQLVAATGLARPTVHRLALALVHHRLVSRDMQGRFVLGSRLVELASAAGEDRLIAAAGPVLLQLRDSTGESAQIFRRQGDSRVCVASAERPIGLRDTIPVGTQLTMKAGSAAQVLLAWEDHERLLEGLHNARFTPTVLAGVRRRGWGQSLGEREPGVASVSAPVRGPSGRVIAAVSISGPIERLTRQPGRLHAEIVCNASRILTEALRKSS, encoded by the coding sequence ATGGACAATTCTAGTGGCGTTGGCGTCATCGATAAAGCGGCCCTTGTGCTTGATGCACTGGAAGCCGGCCCTACCACCCTGGCTCAGCTTGTTGCAGCCACTGGTTTGGCCCGGCCTACCGTGCACAGGCTGGCACTGGCCTTGGTACACCACCGGCTGGTCAGCCGCGACATGCAGGGCCGTTTTGTGCTCGGCAGCCGGCTCGTCGAGCTGGCATCGGCCGCAGGCGAGGACCGGCTCATTGCCGCTGCGGGACCCGTTCTGCTGCAGCTTCGCGACTCCACCGGCGAGAGCGCCCAGATCTTCCGCCGCCAGGGCGATTCCCGCGTGTGCGTGGCCTCGGCCGAGCGCCCCATCGGCCTGCGCGACACCATTCCGGTCGGCACGCAGCTGACCATGAAGGCCGGATCCGCAGCCCAGGTCCTGCTCGCCTGGGAGGACCACGAGCGCCTGTTGGAGGGCCTGCACAACGCCCGCTTCACACCCACCGTTTTGGCCGGCGTCCGACGGCGCGGCTGGGGCCAGTCCCTCGGCGAACGTGAGCCTGGGGTCGCCTCGGTCTCGGCACCTGTGCGCGGCCCCTCCGGCCGGGTCATCGCCGCCGTTTCCATCTCCGGCCCCATCGAGCGCCTGACCCGCCAGCCCGGCCGCCTGCACGCAGAGATCGTGTGCAACGCCTCCCGCATCCTGACCGAGGCCCTGCGCAAGAGCTCCTGA
- the leuC gene encoding 3-isopropylmalate dehydratase large subunit: protein MAPSAPRKEAKTLAEKVWRDHVVRQGEGEGDAAQPDLLYIDLHLIHEVTSPQAFEGLRLAGRPLRRPDLTIATEDHNTPTLAIDKPIADLTSRTQIQTLRNNCAEFGVRLHSLGDAEQGIVHVVGPQLGLTQPGMTVVCGDSHTSTHGAVGALAFGIGTSEVEHVMATQTLPLKPFKTMAINVEGTLRPGVTSKDIILAIIAKIGTGGGQGYVLEYRGSAIRALSMDARMTVCNMSIEAGARAGMIAPDEVTFEYLKGRAHAPEGADWDAAVEYWKSLTTEDDAEFDAEVFLDADTLEPFVTWGTNPGQGVSLSDTVPFPSDFGDENAKAAAERALTYMDLEAGTPMKDIRVDTVFLGSCTNSRIEDLRAAADIIRGREKDPNIRMLVVPGSARVRLEAEAEGLDKVFLDFGAEWRFAGCSMCLGMNPDQLEPGERCASTSNRNFEGRQGKGGRTHLVSPVVAAATAIRGTLSSPSDLEPALAGTVA, encoded by the coding sequence GTGGCACCGTCTGCCCCGCGCAAAGAAGCGAAGACGCTGGCTGAAAAGGTATGGCGTGACCACGTCGTGCGCCAGGGTGAAGGCGAAGGCGATGCCGCACAGCCGGACCTCCTGTACATCGACCTCCACCTGATCCACGAGGTCACCTCGCCCCAGGCCTTCGAGGGCCTGCGCCTGGCTGGCCGCCCGCTGCGCCGCCCCGACCTGACGATCGCCACGGAGGACCACAACACCCCCACGCTGGCCATCGACAAGCCGATCGCCGACCTCACCAGCCGCACCCAGATCCAGACGCTGCGCAACAACTGCGCCGAGTTCGGTGTCCGCCTGCACTCCCTGGGCGACGCCGAGCAGGGCATCGTCCACGTGGTGGGCCCGCAGCTGGGCCTGACCCAGCCCGGCATGACGGTTGTCTGCGGCGACTCGCACACCTCAACCCACGGCGCAGTCGGCGCACTGGCGTTCGGCATCGGCACCTCCGAGGTGGAGCACGTCATGGCCACCCAGACGCTGCCGCTGAAGCCGTTCAAGACCATGGCCATCAACGTCGAGGGCACGCTGCGCCCCGGCGTCACCTCCAAGGACATCATCCTGGCCATCATCGCCAAGATCGGCACCGGCGGCGGCCAGGGATATGTCCTGGAATACCGCGGCTCCGCCATCCGCGCACTGTCCATGGACGCCCGCATGACCGTCTGCAACATGTCCATCGAGGCCGGCGCCCGCGCCGGCATGATCGCCCCCGACGAGGTCACCTTCGAGTACCTCAAGGGCCGCGCCCACGCACCGGAGGGCGCAGACTGGGACGCCGCCGTCGAGTACTGGAAGTCACTCACCACTGAGGACGACGCCGAATTCGACGCCGAGGTCTTTCTGGACGCCGACACGCTGGAACCGTTCGTCACCTGGGGCACCAACCCGGGCCAGGGCGTCTCGCTGAGCGACACCGTCCCGTTCCCGTCCGACTTCGGCGACGAGAACGCCAAGGCCGCCGCCGAGCGCGCCCTGACCTACATGGACCTGGAAGCCGGCACCCCCATGAAGGACATCCGTGTTGACACGGTCTTCCTGGGCTCCTGCACCAACTCCCGCATCGAGGACCTGCGCGCAGCGGCGGACATCATCCGCGGCCGCGAAAAGGACCCGAACATTCGCATGCTCGTGGTCCCCGGCTCGGCACGGGTCCGCCTGGAAGCAGAAGCCGAGGGCCTGGACAAGGTGTTCCTGGACTTCGGTGCCGAGTGGCGCTTCGCCGGCTGCTCCATGTGCCTGGGCATGAACCCGGACCAGCTGGAGCCGGGCGAGCGCTGCGCGTCCACGTCCAACCGCAACTTCGAGGGCCGCCAGGGCAAGGGCGGACGCACGCACCTCGTCTCCCCGGTCGTGGCAGCCGCCACCGCCATCCGCGGAACCCTCAGTTCGCCGTCGGACCTCGAACCTGCCCTCGCCGGCACCGTAGCGTAA
- the leuD gene encoding 3-isopropylmalate dehydratase small subunit: MEKFSSHTGIGVPLRQSNVDTDQIIPAVYLKRITRTGFEDALFSSWRKNEDFILNQEPYKAGSVLVAGADFGTGSSREHAVWALKDYGFKAVLSSRFADIFRGNSGKQGLVAAEVAQDDIELIWKVLEHAPGTEVTVDLVAKMVTAGTVVAPFQVDDYTRWRLLEGLDDIGLTLRNEPDITAFEATRPSIKPTTLPAKF; this comes from the coding sequence ATGGAAAAGTTTTCCTCCCACACCGGCATTGGTGTCCCGCTGCGCCAGAGCAACGTCGACACCGACCAGATCATCCCCGCCGTCTACCTCAAGCGGATCACGCGCACCGGCTTCGAGGACGCATTGTTCTCGAGCTGGCGCAAGAACGAGGACTTCATCCTGAACCAGGAGCCGTACAAGGCCGGTTCGGTGCTGGTTGCCGGTGCCGACTTCGGTACGGGTTCCTCCCGCGAACACGCCGTCTGGGCGCTGAAGGACTACGGTTTCAAGGCCGTGCTCTCGAGCCGCTTCGCCGACATCTTCCGCGGCAACTCCGGCAAGCAGGGCCTCGTCGCCGCCGAAGTCGCCCAGGATGACATCGAGCTGATCTGGAAGGTTCTCGAGCACGCCCCGGGCACCGAGGTCACCGTCGACCTGGTCGCGAAAATGGTCACCGCCGGCACCGTCGTGGCGCCGTTCCAGGTGGACGACTACACCCGCTGGCGCCTCCTCGAGGGCCTGGATGACATCGGCCTGACGCTGCGCAACGAACCGGACATCACCGCGTTCGAGGCCACCCGCCCGTCCATCAAGCCCACCACGCTGCCGGCAAAGTTCTAA
- the murA gene encoding UDP-N-acetylglucosamine 1-carboxyvinyltransferase, with protein sequence MSRILTVRGGVPLKGRVQVRGAKNLVPKAMVAAILGNSPSTLRNVPEIKDVEVVTSLLQIHGVTVDKDPVTGDLTMNPANAKKASSAEINTHAGDSRIPILLCGPLIHSIGHAFIPDLGGCKIGDRPIDYHLEVLRQFGAVVDKTASGISISAPTGLKGTKINLPYPSVGATEQVLLSATRAEGITELTGAATEPEIIDLIAILQKMGAIISVQTDRTIRIEGVTELTGYDHTALPDRNESASWASAALVTGGDIYVEGASQRDMMTFVNTFRKIGGGMDIQDDGIRFYHKGGALKPLVLETDVHPGFMTDWQQPLVVALTQAEGVSIVHETVYENRFGFTEALRRMGASIQLHRECLGSIPCRFGQRNFIHSAVISGSTPLKGADIHVPDLRGGFSHMIAALAAQGTSTVTGIDVISRGYEHFTAKLDGLGADFDVHESK encoded by the coding sequence ATGAGCAGAATTCTGACAGTCCGTGGTGGTGTTCCACTCAAGGGACGTGTGCAGGTGCGCGGTGCCAAAAACCTCGTCCCCAAGGCGATGGTGGCGGCAATTCTGGGCAATTCGCCCTCAACGCTGCGCAATGTTCCGGAGATCAAGGACGTCGAGGTGGTGACCTCGCTGCTGCAGATCCACGGCGTCACTGTGGACAAGGACCCCGTCACCGGCGACCTGACCATGAACCCGGCCAACGCCAAGAAGGCCTCCAGCGCCGAGATCAACACGCACGCCGGCGACTCCCGCATCCCCATCCTGCTGTGCGGGCCCCTGATCCACTCGATCGGCCACGCCTTCATCCCGGACCTTGGCGGCTGCAAGATCGGCGACCGCCCCATCGACTACCACCTGGAAGTCCTGCGCCAGTTCGGTGCCGTCGTGGACAAGACCGCCAGCGGCATCTCCATCTCCGCACCCACGGGCCTGAAGGGCACCAAGATCAACCTGCCGTACCCCAGCGTCGGCGCCACGGAACAGGTACTCCTCTCGGCCACGCGCGCAGAAGGCATCACGGAACTGACCGGCGCCGCCACGGAGCCGGAAATCATTGACCTGATCGCCATCCTGCAGAAGATGGGCGCCATCATCTCCGTCCAGACGGACCGCACCATCCGCATCGAGGGCGTCACCGAGCTGACCGGATACGACCACACCGCCCTCCCAGACCGCAACGAGTCCGCCTCCTGGGCCTCGGCGGCGCTCGTCACCGGCGGCGACATCTACGTCGAGGGCGCCAGCCAGCGCGACATGATGACGTTCGTGAACACCTTCCGCAAGATCGGCGGCGGCATGGACATCCAGGACGACGGCATCCGGTTCTACCACAAGGGCGGCGCCTTGAAGCCGCTCGTCCTGGAAACGGACGTCCACCCGGGTTTCATGACGGACTGGCAGCAGCCCCTCGTCGTGGCGCTGACCCAGGCGGAGGGCGTGTCCATCGTCCACGAGACCGTCTACGAAAACCGCTTCGGCTTCACCGAGGCCCTGCGCCGGATGGGTGCCAGCATCCAGCTGCACCGCGAATGCCTCGGCAGCATCCCGTGCCGCTTCGGCCAGCGCAACTTCATCCACTCGGCCGTGATCTCCGGCTCCACCCCGCTCAAGGGTGCGGACATCCACGTCCCGGACCTGCGCGGCGGCTTCAGCCACATGATCGCAGCCCTCGCAGCCCAAGGCACCTCCACGGTCACGGGCATCGATGTCATCTCCCGAGGCTACGAGCACTTCACGGCCAAGCTGGACGGCCTCGGCGCCGACTTCGACGTCCACGAATCCAAGTAG
- a CDS encoding lysophospholipid acyltransferase family protein, with amino-acid sequence MALGTRMFFALLAGVARPLMNVVIGKEWHGLDKLPRDEGFIVVPNHCTEIDPIVVGHMLYNQNIMPHFLAKDGLFKTPVLGAALRGAHQIPVERSGAGAGKSLTAAQEVLDGGGAVVIYPEGTLTRDPELWPMKGRTGAARLALGTGAKVVPVVHWGAQEVFPRYAKGFKVFPRKKVKVVVGDPVDLSEFNGHDADKATLEAMTEKIMDAITALLEELRGEKAPTPRWDPAAHHQSSHGRFVERGADAQAPARDTGAAKTNNTGHDAGTTDKGDVQ; translated from the coding sequence ATGGCGCTTGGCACGCGCATGTTCTTCGCGCTGCTCGCCGGAGTCGCGCGGCCCCTCATGAACGTCGTCATCGGCAAGGAATGGCACGGCCTGGACAAGCTGCCCCGCGACGAGGGCTTCATCGTGGTCCCCAACCACTGCACCGAAATCGACCCCATCGTCGTCGGCCACATGCTCTACAACCAGAACATCATGCCGCACTTCCTCGCCAAGGACGGGCTCTTCAAGACCCCCGTCCTCGGCGCGGCCCTGCGCGGCGCCCACCAGATCCCGGTGGAGCGCAGCGGTGCGGGCGCCGGCAAGTCGCTCACGGCCGCGCAGGAAGTGCTCGACGGCGGCGGCGCAGTTGTGATCTACCCTGAAGGAACGCTCACCAGGGACCCCGAGCTGTGGCCCATGAAGGGGCGCACCGGTGCGGCCAGGCTCGCCCTGGGCACGGGCGCCAAGGTGGTGCCCGTGGTGCACTGGGGCGCCCAGGAAGTGTTCCCGCGCTATGCCAAGGGGTTCAAGGTTTTCCCGCGCAAAAAGGTCAAGGTGGTCGTCGGCGACCCCGTCGACCTCAGCGAATTCAACGGCCACGACGCCGACAAGGCCACCCTGGAGGCCATGACCGAGAAGATCATGGACGCCATCACGGCCCTGCTTGAGGAGCTCCGCGGCGAGAAGGCCCCCACCCCGCGCTGGGACCCCGCCGCGCACCACCAGTCCAGCCACGGCCGCTTCGTCGAACGCGGCGCTGACGCCCAGGCCCCTGCGCGGGACACCGGGGCAGCCAAGACCAACAACACCGGGCACGACGCCGGAACAACAGATAAAGGGGACGTCCAGTGA